The following are encoded in a window of Pieris napi chromosome 23, ilPieNapi1.2, whole genome shotgun sequence genomic DNA:
- the LOC125061247 gene encoding uncharacterized protein LOC125061247: MTDIEEIRRGVSELTVLSFRKVDDVKRLANHFRNVIHDPKTQENKIILRYLKNLDDTHRKIFLTSREGVEVEYIFTTEKKSSLQRQRFNSLPVSEVPELLKAELSVENAKPVHICADCNIEIEVNDEEPLMESLQRHFNLEVHQPKLKRESIDVAEPVILPNMSRRLSALECGETPTHNIESLLKLVKPTERLDKMFSGKLEASLVRLLPDNSEASIDAAVKFYQGVYDKLCQEINMTDFSGQTSSVAPIIMSIKDNVNQNFASDANKSFENDDTEVPEKTFKNLTKKYRYYGPIENLIVKLLDNHKLLTLVDDRTGKLAFFCMACEYYTLRFRYDSVLNHIFSDTHIHNLTCILQGDKHIPFCVQEPTVENMKEINRKFLNEHSVHQDRNGFYCGLCKTSIDSNEVVLHILDENHLGRLSDKIYRRKINSEAGQDEWGPKSLDWAKFLASVGKPLHNRDHVVIENFIKPSGKVSNYCSCCEMVLKGPRQVLFNHIRQKKHLRNAAPHKLAMLYKNHCRPAEYYASFGNFFVCTICPVYVALPSFSAIVEHFDSSMHIETISKLIRSALYPEEDLKLLEANEIHNNKCAICDQSFPDTCDAVKHILSDINHQTAIAENRAKSNKGDIISVYMNGNYILHTEGTQFVCTVCGSNSNSIRSLLNHLVYAEHFKQKLNSENVFRFYLELKHNINMLSRNKYVYNVFGILKCGVCASDIDEGENAKRHVASPRHKENMGASYVSLETSAIE, from the coding sequence ATGACTGATATAGAAGAAATCAGAAGAGGGGTATCCGAATTGACGGTACTTTCATTTAGAAAAGTCGACGATGTGAAGCGACTGGCGAATCATTTCCGTAACGTCATCCATGATCCTAAGACGcaggaaaataaaattattctgcGTTATCTGAAAAATCTCGATGACACTCACAGAAAGATATTCTTAACGTCTCGTGAAGGCGTTGAAGTTGAGTATATCTTCACTACGGAAAAGAAGAGCAGTCTCCAGCGGCAGAGATTCAACAGCTTACCGGTCAGCGAAGTTCCTGAATTATTGAAAGCTGAATTAAGCGTTGAAAATGCCAAGCCagtccatatttgtgctgacTGTAACATTGAAATTGAAGTAAATGATGAAGAACCATTAATGGAGTCGCTCCAACGCCACTTTAATTTGGAAGTACATCAGCCTAAACTCAAAAGAGAGAGTATTGATGTCGCTGAGCCAGTAATCCTGCCAAATATGTCTAGGCGATTGTCTGCTCTTGAGTGCGGAGAAACCCCAACGCATAACATCGAAAGTTTATTGAAACTGGTTAAACCTACTGAAAGGTTGGATAAAATGTTCTCAGGAAAGCTTGAAGCATCCTTGGTCAGACTTCTTCCTGACAATTCTGAAGCTAGTATTGATGCTGCTGTGAAATTTTACCAAGGTGTCTATGACAAGTTGTGTCAGGAGATAAATATGACTGACTTCTCCGGACAGACTAGTTCCGTTGCGCCTATAATTATGAGTATCAAGGATAATGTTAACCAAAACTTCGCGTCCGATGCGAATAAATCGTTTGAAAACGATGATACCGAAGTGCCTGAAAAAACGTTTAAGAACCTTACTAAGAAGTACCGTTACTACGGGCCTATAGAGAATCTTATAGTGAAATTGCTTGACAATCACAAATTACTTACTTTAGTTGACGACCGTACAGGGAAACTTGCATTTTTTTGTATGGCTTGCGAGTATTATACCTTAAGATTTAGGTATGACAGtgttttaaatcatatatttaGCGACACCCATATTCACAACCTGACATGTATTCTACAAGGTGACAAACACATACCGTTTTGTGTCCAAGAACCAACCGTTGAAAATATGAAGgagataaatagaaaattcttGAATGAACATAGCGTACACCAAGATAGAAATGGATTCTATTGCGGCCTTTGCAAGACTTCAATTGATTCTAATGAAGTTGTtttacacattttagatgAGAATCATCTTGGGAGACTTTCTGATAAAATATACAGGAGGAAAATCAATTCTGAGGCAGGGCAGGATGAGTGGGGTCCAAAAAGTCTGGATTGGGCAAAATTCCTAGCCAGTGTTGGCAAACCATTACATAATCGAGACCATGTGGTTATAGAAAACTTTATCAAGCCATCGGGAAAGGTCTCCAACTACTGTTCATGTTGTGAAATGGTACTTAAAGGTCCTCGGCAGGTGCTGTTTAATCATATACGCCAAAAGAAACATTTGAGAAATGCAGCACCCCACAAATTAGCTATGCTTTACAAAAATCACTGCAGGCCTGCAGAATACTATGCAAGCTTTGGAAATTTCTTTGTCTGCACCATTTGTCCTGTATATGTTGCTTTACCATCATTCTCGGCCATTGTTGAACACTTTGATAGCTCTATGCATATTGAGACAATTTCGAAGCTCATTCGCTCTGCTTTATACCCAGAGGAAGACTTAAAACTCCTTGAAGCCAACGAGATACACAACAACAAGTGTGCAATCTGTGATCAATCATTCCCTGATACATGTGATGCTGTCAAACATATACTATCTGACATAAATCACCAAACAGCCATTGCCGAGAACAGAGCCAAATCAAACAAAGGTGATATAATTAGTGTTTACATGAATGGTAACTACATATTGCATACTGAAGGAACCCAGTTTGTCTGCACTGTTTGTGGAAGTAATTCAAATTCTATCCGTTCTCTACTTAACCATCTGGTGTACGCTGAGCATTTCAAGCAGAAACTAAATTCAGAAAATgtgtttagattttatttggAATTAAAGCATAATATCAATATGTTGTCCCGTAATAAATATGTGTATAACGTGTTTGGAATCTTAAAGTGTGGTGTCTGTGCTAGTGATATTGATGAAGGAGAGAATGCTAAGCGTCATGTGGCCTCTCCTCGGCACAAGGAGAATATGGGGGCCAGCTATGTTAGTTTGGAAACGTCTGCTATTGAATGA
- the LOC125061250 gene encoding zinc finger protein 540-like: protein MEELDNEKSEVEFEDSGDNKSSMEISYLDYNELQYTTEADTVCDMCSAEFLDASDLQTHLREVHFKGEQSKCYCTFCLKIFSDVEDFMLHIRNEHLLHLKWCVHCYRLFPNLETKMAHENKHKYRPKHSIFCSQCSKCFAYDFDISQHEYEEHENSEGVMINHGFSLLSSLLNMNVKSFFGTLPKNYICVCKTPCQSMHSYIDHLKRSSCKSYTCDLCCKVYFKKTHLVKHVNLHTSKKKNHSYCLKCNKHFTFRALREHKKTCFLIKCVECSLDFDTVQELANHKNQAHKETVTLARCKLCDRQFVGDVTLTNHVRKVHQHNLHLYKYLCVHCDRVFNHPKLLFGHFFSRHKELSPYNCKICNTQFRIRKKFTLHVRTEHKNVGFVEFDEKFNVYFVEKKSENPFIPQSIYYENLKDDTSEQIDAGIKKKSLNSGARRKIITLQEIQSNSSDSDAPLLKICKKKKSLKRWKKNKFMCKVCNKNCFTLQNFRHHMNLHVKIQPIQCIKCDQSFKSEKTLKRHLKEYHKNSKLIETLQKIKDRKKTVVASENPIQPIHDFMITLKKVEPAQSPPAKLHMVKSSKNLSVQNFFETFKPDQTEKVRIESSVTMKLTTERKKMNIVLRKCNFAPLTFEGLKLPQKFVGTAEEPPTVTIKIVEGETRHANLNYGERVYKQADVLTLEADHAYCEEYIYDDNQSTEDFVGEDKTNIPEVAEEIMLSTEEFQPLQQKFTIPDMPEAIKSFRIGTLQAEAPFYKIIKLEDIVQTEQKQKTPEKKVVQLSDGVQLVTVNPLAHLIKEGDIHKKKPNKNYYKPVERDIKEAIKKAMAVRTVNKPRKKVKSKASAKVNILKKVTRKVT from the coding sequence ATGGAGGAATTAGATAATGAGAAAAGTGAAGTAGAGTTTGAGGATTCGGGTGATAACAAATCATCAATGGAAATATCTTATTTAGACTATAATGAATTGCAATATACAACTGAAGCTGATACAGTGTGTGATATGTGTTCTGCTGAATTTCTAGATGCCTCTGATTTGCAGACTcatttgagagaagttcattTCAAAGGTGAGCAGTCAAAATGTTATTGTACTTTCTGTTTGAAAATCTTCTCAGACGTTGAAGATTTCATGCTGCACATTCGTAACGAACATTTGCTACATTTAAAGTGGTGTGTCCACTGTTACCGACTCTTTCCTAATcttgaaacaaaaatggcCCATGAAAATAAACACAAGTATCGCCCAAAGCATTCTATATTCTGTTCTCAATGCAGTAAGTGTTTTGCTTATGATTTCGATATTTCTCAACATGAATACGAAGAACATGAAAACAGTGAGGGTGTTATGATTAATCATGGATTTTCTCTTTTATCTTCTCTGCTAAATATGAATGTCAAGTCATTTTTTGGAACACtaccaaaaaattatatttgtgtttgtaaGACTCCATGCCAAAGCATGCACAGCTATATTGACCACCTTAAGAGGAGTTCATGTAAGTCATATACATGTGACTTATGCTGTAAAGTGTATTTCAAAAAAACACACCTTGTCAAACATGTAAATTTGCATACATCGAAAAAGAAGAATCAttcatattgtttaaaatgcaATAAACATTTTACCTTTAGAGCTTTAAGAGAGcataaaaaaacttgtttCTTGATCAAATGTGTGGAGTGCAGTCTAGATTTTGACACTGTTCAAGAATTAGCTAATCACAAGAATCAAGCCCACAAAGAGACTGTAACTTTAGCACGCTGCAAACTATGTGATAGGCAATTTGTTGGTGATGTTACACTCACAAATCATGTTAGAAAAGTTCATCAACACAATTTACACCTCTATAAATATCTGTGTGTTCATTGTGACCGTGTTTTTAACCATCCTAAACTTTTATTTGGTCATTTCTTCTCAAGGCATAAAGAATTATCACcctataattgtaaaatttgtaaCACTCAGTTTCGAattcgtaaaaaatttactttacatGTACGAACAGAGCACAAAAATGTGGGATTCGTAGAATTTGATGAGAAGTTCAATGTGTATTTTGTTGAGAAAAAGTCTGAGAACCCATTTATTCCTCAAAgcatttattatgaaaatttgaaaGATGACACAAGTGAACAAATTGATGCTGGAATTAAAAAGAAGTCCTTAAACAGTGGAGCTAGACGGAAAATAATTACGTTACAAGAAATTCAGTCAAATTCTTCAGATTCCGATGCtccattattaaaaatatgcaagaagaaaaaatctttaaaaaggTGGAAGAAAAACAAGTTTATGTGTAAAGTGTGTAACAAGAATTGTTTCACATTGCAAAATTTTAGACATCATATGAATTTGCATGTGAAAATACAACCAATACAATGTATAAAATGTGATCAATCATTTAAATCAGAAAAGACTCTTAAAAGACATTTAAAAGAATATCATAAAAACTCAAAGTTGATAGagacattacaaaaaattaaagatagaaaaaaaacagttgTTGCCTCAGAAAATCCGATTCAACCAATTCATGATTTCATGATAACCCTGAAAAAAGTTGAACCTGCACAATCACCACCAGCAAAATTACATATGGTTAAATCTAGCAAAAACTTGTCTGTTCAAAACTTCTTTGAAACATTTAAACCTGATCAGACCGAGAAGGTAAGAATTGAAAGTTCAGTGACAATGAAGCTGACtacagaaagaaaaaaaatgaatattgtTCTTAGAAAATGTAACTTTGCACCTCTTACATTTGAAGGACTTAAATTGCCTCAAAAATTTGTTGGTACCGCTGAGGAACCACCAACGGttactattaaaattgtaGAAGGTGAAACACGACATGCAAATCTGAACTATGGAGAGCGAGTTTATAAGCAAGCAGATGTCTTGACTCTGGAAGCAGACCATGCTTATTGTGAAGAATACATTTACGATGATAATCAATCCACTGAGGATTTTGTTGGTGAAGACAAAACTAATATTCCAGAAGTAGCAGAAGAAATAATGTTATCTACTGAAGAATTTCAGCCTTTGCAACAGAAATTTACCATCCCAGATATGCCAGAAGCAATCAAATCATTTAGAATAGGAACATTACAAGCGGAAGCACCCTTCTACAAGATTATCAAACTAGAAGATATTGTTCAAACAGAACAAAAGCAAAAAACTCCAGAGAAGAAAGTTGTACAATTATCAGATGGAGTACAATTAGTAACGGTGAATCCATTAGCACATCTCATAAAGGAGGGAGacatacataaaaagaaacctaataaaaattactacaaACCTGTAGAAAGGGATATAAAagaagcaataaaaaaagctaTGGCGGTAAGAACTGTAAATAAACCCAGGAAAAAGGTTAAGTCAAAAGCAAGTGCAAAAgttaatatactaaaaaaagtTACTCGTAAAGTAacttga